The DNA region TGCCGCACCAGCTGGCTGGCACTGCGCGCGCCCACCACCGCGGGGATGTCCATGCTGCGCGCGACGATCGCCGTGTGCGAGGTGCGGCCGCCGACGTCGGTGACGAAGCCGGCGAACACGCTCTGCTTGAACTGCAGCATGTCGGCCGGCGAGAGGTCGTGCGCGACGAGGACGAGCGGGACATCGACGCTGTCGTCCAGCAGCAGGTCCTGCTGCGTCTTGCGCCGCGAGGCCGGCGGCTGCGCCACCGGCGAGCCCATGCCCTTCATGTAGCGCAGGATGCGCTCGGCGACCTGTTCGAGGTCGGCCTTGCGCTCGCGCAGGTAGTCGTCCTCCATGTCGTCGAACTGGCGCGACAGCACTTCCAGCTGCGTCGTCAGCGCCCACTCGGCGTTGTACAGGCGTTCCGTGATCCAGTGCTTGACGCCGCTGATCAGCTCTTCGTCCTGCAGCAGCATCAGGTGCACGTCCAGCAGCGCCGACAGCTCGTGCGGCGCTTCCTTCGGGCCCATCTGCGTGATGGTCTGCTGCAGCCGGTGGATTTCCTCGATGACCGCGTTGCGGCCGACGCGCACGCGCTCGATCTCGCTTTCGACCTGCGCCGGCTGGATGAAATAGTGGGCGACGTCCGCGCGGCCCGAGCCCACGACCACCGCGCGCCCGATCGCAATGCCTCGGGCGACGGCGGTGCCATGGACGCTGAAGGTCATTTACTCGCCTTCCCCGAACTTGTCGTTGATCAGGGCGAGAAGCGCATTCATCGCCTCTTCCTCGCGCTCGCCGTCGGTCTCCAGCGTCACCTCGGTGCCGATGCCGGCGGCCAGCATCATCACGCCCATGATGCTCTTGGCGTTGACGCGGCGTTCGCCGCGGCTGAGCCAGACCTCGCAGGGGAAGCTGCCTGCCAGCTTGGTGAGCTTGGCGGAGGCCCGGGCGTGCAGCCCGAGCTTATTGCTGATGGTCGTGTTCTTCTTGATCATGGTTCCGTCTGGGCTGGTTCTGCGGCGCGGAGATGGCCACCTGCATCACGCCCTGGGTGCCGCCGATGACCGCGCGCGACACCAGCGTGTCCAGCGGCTCGTGGCGATAGGTGACGCTGCGCAACAGCATGGGCAGGTTCACCCCCGTGATGAGGCGCGAGTTCACGCCGTCCACCAGCTTCTGCGCCACGTTGCTGGGCGTGGCCCCGAAGATGTCGGTCAGGACCAGCACGCCCTTGACGCCGGGCTGCTCCTGCAACTGCTCGAGTGCGATGCGCGCCGCGCCCAGCGTTTCCTCCGGCTGGAGGTTGGGCTGCACGTCGATTGCCATCACCGTGGCGCCGCAGTCCGGGAAGACGTGCAGCGCGCACTGCCGCAGGGCATTGGCCAGCGGTGCGTGGGCGATCAGCAGGATGGCGTTCATGGCGCTTTCGTCCGATTATGGCTTCTGGCCCAGAGAAACCAGCCATAGGAGAGCACGCTGGTGGCCAGGTAGGCCGCGAAGGCGGCGCGGAATGACGACACTTCGTCCCAGCCCAGGGCCTGGAAGGCGTCCACCGCCACCCCGATGCCCCACTGGACGGCGAAGGTGCCGAGGAAGATGACCAGGTTGTAGGCCGACAGCGCCCGGCCGGCCAGGGAGGCCGGGAACACCATGCCCACCGCGGGCTGGGCCAGCGACAGGCAGGTGCTGGCGACGCAGAACAAGGCCAGCGCCCAGGCACCCGCCAGCGGCCCGAGGACGACGATCGCCGCCAGCACCAGCAGCACGAGGGGCATGCCCCAGGCGATCAACCGGTCGGTCCGGTAGCCGTTGCGCTGCAGCCAGGGGTTGGCCCAGCCCCAGGTCCAGAAGGACACCAGCATGCAGCAGTTGATGGTGAAGAGGCCGCCGGCCGCCTGCAGCGGCGTGTAGCCCGCCACCCGCGACAGCCAGGGCCCGGCCCACAGGGCCTGGATGGCGATCATGCCGCCGTAGCTGAAGATGCCGATGGGCGTCATCTGCCGGAAATAGGGGTGGCGCCAGACCTCCGCATAGCTGCCGCGCGGGCCGCCGGTGCTGTCGTCCTTGCTCCAGTCCGGCACGCGCCAGGCGATCACGAACATGGCCAACGCCATCAGGACGGCCAGTACCCAGAACAACGGCCGCCAGCCCACCAGCGGCAGCATCCACTGCACCGGCAAGGTCGAAGCCACCATGCCCATGGAGCCGGTCATGAGCATCCAGGAGTTGGTGCGCAACTGCACCGCCGGCGTGAACCAGCGGCGGAAGCCGGTCAGCGGCGCCATCAGGCAGGAGCTGACGCCGATGCCGCACAGCACGCGCGAAGCCAGCAGCGCGTAGAAGTTCTGCGCAAGCGCAAAGGCCACGCAGCCCAGGACGGCGAAGGCGACGAAACCCAGGATCACCTTGCGCGGGCCGTGGCGGTCCAGCCAGGTGCCCAGCGGCAGCTGGATCAGCGCGAAGCCCAGGAAATAGCCGCCGGCGAGCAGCCCCAGCTCGCGCGCGTTCAGGTGGAACTCCTGCGTCAGCGCGGGCGACAGCGTCGCCGTGATCGCGCGCAGCACCGCGGCGAAGAAGTAGGCAAAGGCGAAGGCAAGGAACACCGCCACGGCCTGGCGGCGAGCGAGCACGGACATGGACTGCTTTTTTGGATGGGGAGTGGCCTCTGGCGGGCCGCATCCCATTATCGGTTTCCCGATAATGCGGCCATGAATGCCCTGGATGGAATCCGTGTGCTGGACCTGTCGCGCGTACTGGCGGGTCCCTGGTGCACACAGACGCTCGCCGATCTCGGCGCCGATGTGATCAAGGTGGAGCGCCCGGGCAGCGGCGACGACACCCGCGGCTGGGGCCCGCCCTTCCTGAAGGACCGCGCGGGCGCCGACACCGCCGAGGCCGCGTACTACCTCGGTACCAATCGCAACAAGCGCTCCATCACCTGCGACATCGCCCGGCCCGAAGGCCAGGCGCTGGTGCGCGAGCTGGCAAGGCATTGCCACGTGTTCGTCGAGAACTTCAAGGTCGGCGACATGGCGCGCTACGGCCTCGACTACGCGGCGCTCTCCAAGATCAACCCCGCGCTGGTCTACTGCAGCATCACCGGCTTCGGCCAGACCGGGCCCTACAGCGAGCGCGCCGGCTACGACTACGCCGTGCAAGGCATGGGCGGCCTCATGAGCATCACGGGCGAGCGCGACGACCTCGGTGGCGGCCCGCAGAAGGTTGGCGTCGCCGTGGCCGACCTCTTCACCGGCATGTATTCGACGGTGGCCATCCTGGCAGCGATCCGCCACGCCGAGCGCAGCGGCCAGGGCCAGCACCTGGACATGGCGCTGCTCGATGCGCAGGTGGCGATGCTCGCCAACCTGGGCGCCGGCTACCTGGTGAGCGGCAAGGTGCCGGGCCGCGCCGGCAACGCGCACCAGAACATCGTGCCCTACCAGGTGTTCGAAGTGGCGCCCGCCGAAGACGGCCACAAGGACTTCATCATCCTCGCCGTCGGCAACGACGGCCAGTACGCCAAGTTCTGCCAGGTGGCGGGGCGGCCGGAGCTGGCCACCGACCCGCGCTTCGTGAAGAACCAGGACCGCGTGCGCAATCGCGGCGAACTGGTGCCGGTGCTCGAAGAGGTGATGAAGACCCGGCGCAAGGCCGACTGGCTGGGCGCACTGGAAGCGGCCAAGGTGCCCTGCGGCGCGATCAACAACCTCGCCGAAGTCTTTGCCGACCCGCACGTGCAGCAGCGCGAAATGATCCACGACTGGGAGCACCCGCTTTCCGGGCCGCTGCGCCTGGTGTCCAGCCCGATCAAGATGAGCGCCACGCCGGTGCGCACCGACGCGCCGCCGCCGCTGCTGGGCGAGCACACCGAGGAGATCCTGCGCGAAGTGCTGGGCGCAAACGCCGAACGCATCGCGCAACTCAAGGACCAGGAGATCATCTGATGGCCAACTTCGTCCTCGTTCACGGCGCCTGGCATGGCGGCTGGTGCTGGCAACGCGTGGTGCAGCCGCTGGCGGCGCAGGGCCATCGGGTGTATCCGGTCACGCTGACCGGCGTGGGCGAGCGTGCGCACCTGCTGTCTTCGCTCATCACGCTGGAGACGCACGTCGCCGACGTGGCGGGCGTGATCGAAGCCGAGGAACTGCAGGACGTGGTGCTGGCCGTGCACTCGTATGGCGGCATGATTGGCACGGCCATTGCGGACCGCATGCCACAGCGCCTGAAGCACCTGGTCTACGTCGATGCCGTGGTGCCCAAGCCCGGCGAAAGCTGGAGCGGCACGCACGCCGGCGCCACGCGCGAGGCGCGTATCGCGGCGGCGCAGGCCTCGCCCGACTACGCCTTCCCGCCGCCGGACCCGAGCGTGTTCGGCCTGCACGCGCAGGACCATGCGTGGGTGCAAAGACGGCAGACGCCGCACCCGGGCCACACTTACCAGGCGCCGCTGGACTTCGACCCGAAGCGGGTCGCCGGCGTGCCGCGCACCTTCATCGACTGCACGGCGCCGCCGCTGGCAACCATCGACGTGATCCGCCGCCGTGTCAGAGATCCGCGTTACTGGGACGGCGCCTGGGTTGGCGGCGCCGGCATGCGCGTGGTGGAGATGGCCACCGGGCACGAC from Ramlibacter agri includes:
- a CDS encoding HPr family phosphocarrier protein; translation: MIKKNTTISNKLGLHARASAKLTKLAGSFPCEVWLSRGERRVNAKSIMGVMMLAAGIGTEVTLETDGEREEEAMNALLALINDKFGEGE
- a CDS encoding PTS sugar transporter subunit IIA, whose translation is MNAILLIAHAPLANALRQCALHVFPDCGATVMAIDVQPNLQPEETLGAARIALEQLQEQPGVKGVLVLTDIFGATPSNVAQKLVDGVNSRLITGVNLPMLLRSVTYRHEPLDTLVSRAVIGGTQGVMQVAISAPQNQPRRNHDQEEHDHQQ
- a CDS encoding MFS transporter — its product is MSVLARRQAVAVFLAFAFAYFFAAVLRAITATLSPALTQEFHLNARELGLLAGGYFLGFALIQLPLGTWLDRHGPRKVILGFVAFAVLGCVAFALAQNFYALLASRVLCGIGVSSCLMAPLTGFRRWFTPAVQLRTNSWMLMTGSMGMVASTLPVQWMLPLVGWRPLFWVLAVLMALAMFVIAWRVPDWSKDDSTGGPRGSYAEVWRHPYFRQMTPIGIFSYGGMIAIQALWAGPWLSRVAGYTPLQAAGGLFTINCCMLVSFWTWGWANPWLQRNGYRTDRLIAWGMPLVLLVLAAIVVLGPLAGAWALALFCVASTCLSLAQPAVGMVFPASLAGRALSAYNLVIFLGTFAVQWGIGVAVDAFQALGWDEVSSFRAAFAAYLATSVLSYGWFLWARSHNRTKAP
- a CDS encoding CaiB/BaiF CoA transferase family protein; translated protein: MNALDGIRVLDLSRVLAGPWCTQTLADLGADVIKVERPGSGDDTRGWGPPFLKDRAGADTAEAAYYLGTNRNKRSITCDIARPEGQALVRELARHCHVFVENFKVGDMARYGLDYAALSKINPALVYCSITGFGQTGPYSERAGYDYAVQGMGGLMSITGERDDLGGGPQKVGVAVADLFTGMYSTVAILAAIRHAERSGQGQHLDMALLDAQVAMLANLGAGYLVSGKVPGRAGNAHQNIVPYQVFEVAPAEDGHKDFIILAVGNDGQYAKFCQVAGRPELATDPRFVKNQDRVRNRGELVPVLEEVMKTRRKADWLGALEAAKVPCGAINNLAEVFADPHVQQREMIHDWEHPLSGPLRLVSSPIKMSATPVRTDAPPPLLGEHTEEILREVLGANAERIAQLKDQEII
- a CDS encoding alpha/beta fold hydrolase, whose translation is MANFVLVHGAWHGGWCWQRVVQPLAAQGHRVYPVTLTGVGERAHLLSSLITLETHVADVAGVIEAEELQDVVLAVHSYGGMIGTAIADRMPQRLKHLVYVDAVVPKPGESWSGTHAGATREARIAAAQASPDYAFPPPDPSVFGLHAQDHAWVQRRQTPHPGHTYQAPLDFDPKRVAGVPRTFIDCTAPPLATIDVIRRRVRDPRYWDGAWVGGAGMRVVEMATGHDPMISAPDDLVRLLLTCA